From Oncorhynchus clarkii lewisi isolate Uvic-CL-2024 chromosome 26, UVic_Ocla_1.0, whole genome shotgun sequence, the proteins below share one genomic window:
- the LOC139384405 gene encoding ubiquitin-conjugating enzyme E2 Q2-like isoform X2 yields the protein MSVSGLKAELKFLESIFDPNHERFRIIDWKPDELNCQFNVTGEKLLIIHCNLTESYPSTPPIWFVDSDDPSLTQVLERLEDVRKGSTLLLQQLKRLICDLCRLYNLPQHPDVEMLDQPLPAGPVGQDRKHGVTDEVTSEEEEEEEMGEDIEDLDHYEMKEEEPVDGKKSEDDGIEKENLAILEKIRKNQRQDHLNGAVSGSVQASDRLMKELREIYRSQSYKMGIYSVELVNDSLYEWHVKLRTVDPDSPLHSDLQVLKEKEGMDYILLNFSYKDNFPFDPPFVRVASPVLSGGYVLGGGALCMELLTKQGWSSAYSIESVIMQINATLVKGKARVQFGANKNQYNLARAQQSYKSLVQIHEKNGWYTPPKEDG from the exons ATGTCGGTTTCGGGGCTGAAGGCCGAACTGAAGTTTCTGGAGTCCATTTTTGATCCAAACCACGAACGATTCAGAATTATTGACTGGAAACCGGATGAACTAAACTGTCAGTTTAATGTGACTGGAGAAAAACTGTTGATTATACATTGCAACCTTACG GAGTCGTACCCCTCCACACCTCCAATCTGGTTTGTGGACTCTGATGACCCAAGCCTGACACAAGTGTTGGAACGCCTGGAGGATGTCAGAAAGGGCAGCACCCTG CTCCTGCAGCAGCTAAAGCGGCTCATCTGTGACCTCTGTCGGCTGTACAACCTGCCCCAGCACCCAGATGTAGAGATGCTGGACCAGCCCCTCCCTGCTGGCCCTGTAGGACAAGACCGAAAG CATGGGGTCACAGATGAGGTCAcgtctgaagaggaggaagaagaggaaatgGGAGAG GACATTGAAGACCTGGACCACTATGAGATGAAAGAGGAGGAGCCAGTGGATGGGAAGAAGTCTGAGGATGACGGCATCGAGAAGGAGAACCTGGCCATCCTGGAGAAGATCCGCAAGAACCAGAGGCAGGACCACTTGAAC GGTGCGGTGTCTGGTTCAGTGCAGGCCTCAGACCGCCTCATGAAGGAGCTCCGGGAGATATACCGGTCCCAGAGTTACAAGATGG GTATCTATTCAGTGGAGCTGGTCAATGACAGCTTATATGAATGGCACGTCAAGCTGAGGAC CGTAGATCCAGACAGTCCCCTACACAGTGACCTGCAGGTTTTAAAGGAAAAGGAGGGAATGGATTACATTCTGCTCAACTTCTCATATAAA GATAATTTCCCCTTTGATCCACCATTTGTACGGGTGGCTTCTCCTGTGCTGTCTGGAGG TTATGTTCTTGGAGGTGGTGCCCTGTGCATGGAGCTTCTCACAAAACAG GGCTGGAGCAGTGCCTATTCCATAGAGTCTGTAATCATGCAGATCAACGCCACTTTAGTCAAGGGAAAAGCCAGAGTGCAGTTTGGAGCCAATAAG AACCAATACAATCTTGCCAGAGCACAGCAGTCATACAAATCCCTGGTCCAGATCCATGAAAAGAACG GCTGGTACACTCCCCCTAAGGAGGATGGGTAA
- the LOC139384405 gene encoding ubiquitin-conjugating enzyme E2 Q2-like isoform X1, with protein sequence MSVSGLKAELKFLESIFDPNHERFRIIDWKPDELNCQFNVTGEKLLIIHCNLTESYPSTPPIWFVDSDDPSLTQVLERLEDVRKGSTLLLQQLKRLICDLCRLYNLPQHPDVEMLDQPLPAGPVGQDRKHGVTDEVTSEEEEEEEMGEDIEDLDHYEMKEEEPVDGKKSEDDGIEKENLAILEKIRKNQRQDHLNVSAHSGAVSGSVQASDRLMKELREIYRSQSYKMGIYSVELVNDSLYEWHVKLRTVDPDSPLHSDLQVLKEKEGMDYILLNFSYKDNFPFDPPFVRVASPVLSGGYVLGGGALCMELLTKQGWSSAYSIESVIMQINATLVKGKARVQFGANKNQYNLARAQQSYKSLVQIHEKNGWYTPPKEDG encoded by the exons ATGTCGGTTTCGGGGCTGAAGGCCGAACTGAAGTTTCTGGAGTCCATTTTTGATCCAAACCACGAACGATTCAGAATTATTGACTGGAAACCGGATGAACTAAACTGTCAGTTTAATGTGACTGGAGAAAAACTGTTGATTATACATTGCAACCTTACG GAGTCGTACCCCTCCACACCTCCAATCTGGTTTGTGGACTCTGATGACCCAAGCCTGACACAAGTGTTGGAACGCCTGGAGGATGTCAGAAAGGGCAGCACCCTG CTCCTGCAGCAGCTAAAGCGGCTCATCTGTGACCTCTGTCGGCTGTACAACCTGCCCCAGCACCCAGATGTAGAGATGCTGGACCAGCCCCTCCCTGCTGGCCCTGTAGGACAAGACCGAAAG CATGGGGTCACAGATGAGGTCAcgtctgaagaggaggaagaagaggaaatgGGAGAG GACATTGAAGACCTGGACCACTATGAGATGAAAGAGGAGGAGCCAGTGGATGGGAAGAAGTCTGAGGATGACGGCATCGAGAAGGAGAACCTGGCCATCCTGGAGAAGATCCGCAAGAACCAGAGGCAGGACCACTTGAACGTAAGTGCTCATTCG GGTGCGGTGTCTGGTTCAGTGCAGGCCTCAGACCGCCTCATGAAGGAGCTCCGGGAGATATACCGGTCCCAGAGTTACAAGATGG GTATCTATTCAGTGGAGCTGGTCAATGACAGCTTATATGAATGGCACGTCAAGCTGAGGAC CGTAGATCCAGACAGTCCCCTACACAGTGACCTGCAGGTTTTAAAGGAAAAGGAGGGAATGGATTACATTCTGCTCAACTTCTCATATAAA GATAATTTCCCCTTTGATCCACCATTTGTACGGGTGGCTTCTCCTGTGCTGTCTGGAGG TTATGTTCTTGGAGGTGGTGCCCTGTGCATGGAGCTTCTCACAAAACAG GGCTGGAGCAGTGCCTATTCCATAGAGTCTGTAATCATGCAGATCAACGCCACTTTAGTCAAGGGAAAAGCCAGAGTGCAGTTTGGAGCCAATAAG AACCAATACAATCTTGCCAGAGCACAGCAGTCATACAAATCCCTGGTCCAGATCCATGAAAAGAACG GCTGGTACACTCCCCCTAAGGAGGATGGGTAA